A region of Solibacillus isronensis DNA encodes the following proteins:
- a CDS encoding protein kinase, with protein MNISKVVENIEDLLKQAEIIGIGSTRKVYRFEGIVIKTFLHPLGYVQSKNEYEMYKSLERQGLDKHIAPILFLSEKYVVQPFYEQLPLHNHCSYDIDLENDPRMMEDLKTAIEVIDLELDGFDFKDSGNYGLNEEGHLVLIDYGMTKKLYEEQWVPLAEAGTLPQIRLEKCRVCNLEKELRMYGENDTDNRCVTCGKDY; from the coding sequence ATGAATATTTCCAAAGTTGTAGAGAACATAGAGGATTTGCTTAAACAAGCTGAAATAATCGGAATCGGTTCAACGAGAAAAGTTTATCGTTTCGAAGGCATTGTTATAAAAACATTTTTGCATCCTCTCGGGTATGTCCAAAGTAAAAATGAATATGAAATGTACAAATCATTGGAAAGGCAGGGGCTAGACAAACATATTGCGCCAATTCTTTTTTTAAGTGAGAAATATGTCGTTCAGCCTTTTTATGAGCAACTCCCATTACACAATCACTGCTCTTACGATATCGATTTAGAGAACGACCCAAGAATGATGGAGGATTTAAAAACCGCAATCGAAGTCATCGATCTAGAACTAGACGGATTTGATTTTAAAGATAGTGGAAATTACGGGCTGAATGAAGAGGGGCATCTTGTTTTAATTGACTATGGAATGACTAAAAAACTATATGAAGAACAATGGGTCCCATTAGCAGAAGCTGGTACATTGCCTCAAATACGATTAGAAAAATGTCGTGTCTGTAACCTGGAAAAGGAACTTCGGATGTATGGAGAAAATGATACAGATAATCGCTGTGTGACTTGTGGGAAAGATTATTAA
- a CDS encoding DUF6366 family protein has translation MNKDQETPEERRERLRQQELKRNPAAMHGGGLQDLIGDLGWKGTGILFLIIIIAIVIYLAFFN, from the coding sequence TTGAATAAAGATCAAGAAACTCCAGAAGAAAGAAGAGAAAGATTAAGACAACAAGAGTTAAAGAGAAATCCAGCAGCGATGCATGGTGGCGGCCTTCAAGATTTAATCGGGGATTTAGGGTGGAAAGGTACAGGCATTCTTTTTCTTATAATCATAATCGCTATTGTAATTTATTTAGCATTTTTTAACTAA
- a CDS encoding nuclear transport factor 2 family protein yields MENRSALKRHLFQLENKLLLPEIRTSKEEIMNLLSDNFFEFGSSGKVLYKDEDISEATLGIVKMTMSDFEIHSLSEEIVLATYRIYNELNNQHSLRSSIWKVVDGQWKMHFHQGTKIPL; encoded by the coding sequence GTGGAGAATAGGTCAGCATTAAAGAGACATTTATTTCAACTCGAAAACAAATTGTTGTTACCAGAAATTCGAACATCAAAAGAGGAGATAATGAACTTACTTTCAGACAATTTTTTTGAATTTGGAAGCTCAGGGAAAGTATTGTACAAAGATGAGGACATTAGTGAAGCAACTCTTGGAATCGTAAAAATGACAATGAGTGATTTTGAAATACATTCATTGTCTGAAGAAATCGTTCTAGCAACGTATCGAATTTATAATGAGCTAAACAACCAGCATTCATTAAGGAGCTCAATATGGAAAGTAGTCGATGGACAGTGGAAAATGCATTTCCATCAAGGAACAAAAATCCCACTATAG